From one Crocosphaera sp. UHCC 0190 genomic stretch:
- a CDS encoding glycoside hydrolase → MAHPLYVAFIWHQHQPLYKSREAIADPNGQYRMPWARLHGVKDYLDLVLVLEEYPQLHQTVNLVPSLILQLEDYSQGKAIDPYMALTLTPEEQLTQTQKQGIIKHFFDAHHRTLIDPHPRYAKLYEQRQEKGIRWCLENWTDRDYSDLLAWHNLAWIDPVFREKDPDIAAWFEQGKGFTLGDRQRIIAKHREIISQIIPQHKKMQDAGQLEVTTTPYTHPILPLLADTNAGLVAIPQMELPEKRFQYPQDIPRHLRKSREMYSDRFGREARGLWPSEQSVSPAILPYIAQAKFKWICSDEAVLGWSLKHFFHRDETGNVYEPKLIYRPYRLETLYGDISIVFRDHRLSDLIGFTYGGMDVHHAVSDLAGHLEAISRSLIEQQKGEETSLQEPWLVTIALDGENCWEYYQDDGLPFLRELYKRLSQDQDIKLVTVSEFLDRFPPTETIPAEKLHSGSWVDGSFSTWIGDPVKNKAWDLLTETRKMMAKHPEATEETNPNAWEALYAAEGSDWFWWFGEGHSSNDDALFDELFREHLRGVYHSLNEPVPPSFYQPLEDHRRKGDRRPQGFIQPIIDGYGDEQDWEKAGRIEIGGAMGTMHKASTVQRLFYGLDHLNFYLRFDLKTGVKPGKDLPNELHLLWYYADSPVYNSPAPIADLPDQAPLNYHFHHHVGINLITQSVWLQQAWHNHEWHPKNSRVEVAFNQCLELAVPWADLHREPDAWLHLIAVFADHGKFRSYLPENNLVSLQIP, encoded by the coding sequence ATGGCCCATCCCCTATACGTTGCATTTATTTGGCATCAACACCAACCCTTATATAAATCCCGTGAAGCCATTGCCGATCCCAATGGACAATATCGGATGCCTTGGGCGCGGTTACATGGTGTAAAAGACTACTTAGATCTGGTTCTCGTTTTAGAAGAATATCCCCAATTACATCAGACTGTAAATTTAGTCCCGTCCTTAATTTTGCAACTAGAGGATTATAGTCAAGGAAAAGCCATTGATCCTTATATGGCCTTGACCCTAACCCCAGAAGAACAACTTACCCAGACCCAAAAACAAGGCATTATTAAACACTTCTTTGATGCCCACCATCGTACTTTAATTGATCCCCATCCTCGTTATGCCAAACTGTATGAACAAAGACAAGAAAAAGGCATCAGATGGTGTTTAGAAAACTGGACAGATCGAGATTATAGTGACTTATTAGCGTGGCATAATTTAGCGTGGATCGATCCTGTTTTCCGGGAAAAAGATCCCGATATTGCCGCTTGGTTTGAACAAGGAAAAGGCTTTACCCTCGGCGATCGCCAGCGAATCATTGCCAAACATCGGGAGATTATCAGTCAAATCATTCCCCAACATAAAAAGATGCAGGATGCGGGGCAATTAGAGGTAACGACAACCCCCTATACTCATCCTATTTTACCCTTACTCGCGGATACTAATGCTGGACTCGTGGCTATTCCTCAGATGGAATTACCCGAAAAACGGTTTCAGTATCCCCAGGACATCCCTCGTCACCTGCGGAAATCGAGAGAGATGTATTCTGACCGTTTTGGTCGAGAAGCGAGGGGACTTTGGCCCTCAGAACAGTCCGTGAGTCCTGCCATTTTGCCATATATTGCCCAAGCCAAATTTAAGTGGATTTGTTCCGATGAAGCGGTATTAGGATGGAGTTTGAAACACTTTTTCCATCGAGATGAAACCGGAAACGTCTACGAACCCAAATTAATTTATCGTCCCTATCGCCTAGAAACCCTCTATGGTGATATTTCGATTGTATTTAGGGATCACCGTTTATCGGACTTAATTGGGTTTACCTATGGAGGAATGGATGTCCATCATGCCGTTTCTGATTTAGCGGGTCATTTAGAAGCTATTTCCCGTTCTTTAATTGAACAACAGAAAGGAGAAGAAACCAGTCTACAAGAACCTTGGTTAGTTACCATTGCCTTAGATGGAGAGAATTGTTGGGAATACTATCAAGATGATGGTTTACCCTTCTTAAGAGAGTTATATAAACGATTAAGTCAAGATCAAGACATCAAACTGGTAACAGTTTCCGAATTTTTAGACAGATTTCCTCCCACAGAAACGATTCCTGCGGAGAAGTTACATAGTGGATCATGGGTAGATGGAAGCTTTAGCACTTGGATCGGTGATCCTGTTAAAAATAAAGCTTGGGACTTGCTTACCGAAACCCGTAAGATGATGGCCAAACATCCTGAAGCAACAGAAGAAACGAACCCCAATGCTTGGGAAGCGTTATATGCAGCAGAAGGTTCGGACTGGTTTTGGTGGTTTGGGGAAGGTCATTCTTCTAATGATGATGCCCTGTTTGATGAATTATTTCGGGAACATTTACGGGGAGTTTATCATAGTCTCAATGAACCCGTTCCCCCCTCATTTTATCAACCCTTAGAGGATCATAGACGCAAAGGAGATCGTCGTCCTCAAGGGTTTATTCAACCGATTATTGATGGTTATGGGGATGAACAGGACTGGGAAAAAGCAGGACGAATTGAAATTGGTGGGGCCATGGGAACTATGCACAAAGCAAGTACGGTGCAACGGTTATTTTATGGGTTAGATCACCTCAATTTTTATCTGCGGTTTGATTTGAAAACTGGGGTTAAACCAGGGAAAGATTTACCCAATGAGTTACATTTGCTTTGGTACTATGCGGATTCTCCTGTTTATAATAGTCCTGCCCCTATTGCTGATTTGCCTGATCAAGCTCCTTTAAATTATCATTTTCATCATCATGTGGGCATTAATTTAATTACCCAGTCAGTGTGGTTACAACAAGCTTGGCATAATCATGAATGGCATCCTAAAAATAGTCGGGTAGAGGTTGCCTTTAATCAATGTTTAGAATTAGCTGTTCCTTGGGCAGACTTACATCGGGAACCGGACGCTTGGTTACATTTAATTGCTGTGTTTGCAGATCATGGTAAGTTTCGTAGCTATTTACCAGAAAATAATTTAGTGTCCTTACAAATTCCTTAA
- a CDS encoding antitoxin AF2212-like protein, protein MLQKIKAVYWQGAFIPTEYYELPDDTKVEITINLPQTCSARSLNYEMRKKFRQELLQRMRSKSIRDYRQRFVKDKES, encoded by the coding sequence ATGTTACAAAAAATCAAAGCTGTTTATTGGCAGGGAGCTTTTATTCCCACCGAATATTATGAACTTCCTGATGACACAAAAGTGGAAATCACGATTAATTTACCTCAAACTTGCTCAGCACGAAGTCTTAATTATGAAATGAGAAAGAAATTTCGTCAAGAGCTTTTACAGCGAATGAGAAGCAAATCAATTAGGGATTATAGACAAAGGTTTGTCAAGGATAAAGAATCTTAA
- the mnmG gene encoding tRNA uridine-5-carboxymethylaminomethyl(34) synthesis enzyme MnmG: MTITTPVDFQDRFDVIVVGAGHSGCEAALAAARLGCRTLMLTLNLDRIAWQPCNPAVGGPAKSQLTHEVDALGGEIGKMADRTYLQKRVLNSSRGPAVWALRAQTDKREYSAVMKEIVENQDNLSIREGMVTDLVLGNNDEVIGIQTYFGTCFGAKAIILTTGTFLGGKIWIGNKSMEAGRAGEFAAVGLTDTLNQLGFETGRLKTGTPARVDRRSVDYTNLEPQPPDEEVRWFSFDPDLWVEREQMNCYLTHTTAQTHQLIRDNLHLSPIYGGFIDSKGPRYCPSIEDKIVRFSDKESHQIFIEPEGRNIPELYIQGFSTGLPENIQLAMLRTLPGLENCVMLRPAYAVEYDFLPATQCYPTLMTKKIAGLFCAGQVNGTTGYEEAAAQGIVAGINAVKYVKDEEMIIFSREESYLGTLMDDLCTKDLREPYRMLTSRSEYRLILRSDNADQRMTPLGRKIGLIDDRRWDLFQQKQANIIAEKERLYETRIKERDEVGMMIAKDTQQKIKGSVTLADLLRRPQFHYSNLEDYGLGNDQLTLVEKEGAEIDLKYSGYLKRQQIQIEQISRHSNRNLPADLDYMTIETLSMEAREKLTKIRPLTLGQASRIGGVNPADINALLVYLEMRSRYHSLSALSE; the protein is encoded by the coding sequence ATGACCATTACCACTCCCGTTGACTTCCAAGATAGATTTGATGTCATTGTTGTGGGTGCGGGCCATTCGGGATGTGAAGCTGCCCTGGCGGCGGCTCGCTTAGGGTGTCGTACCCTGATGTTAACCCTCAACCTCGATCGCATTGCTTGGCAACCCTGTAACCCGGCTGTGGGTGGCCCCGCAAAGTCCCAATTAACCCACGAAGTGGACGCATTAGGGGGAGAAATCGGCAAAATGGCCGATCGCACCTATTTACAAAAACGGGTTCTCAATAGCTCACGGGGCCCCGCAGTTTGGGCATTACGGGCCCAGACAGATAAACGGGAATATTCGGCAGTGATGAAGGAAATTGTCGAAAATCAAGACAATTTGAGCATTCGTGAAGGGATGGTCACAGATTTAGTTTTGGGGAACAATGATGAGGTCATAGGAATACAAACGTACTTTGGAACTTGTTTCGGGGCCAAAGCAATTATTTTGACCACTGGAACCTTTTTAGGGGGAAAGATTTGGATCGGTAATAAATCGATGGAAGCTGGCCGGGCCGGAGAATTTGCGGCTGTTGGGTTAACCGATACCCTCAATCAGTTGGGGTTTGAGACGGGACGACTGAAAACGGGGACTCCAGCGCGGGTAGACAGGCGATCAGTCGATTATACTAACCTGGAACCCCAACCCCCTGATGAGGAGGTGCGTTGGTTCAGTTTTGACCCCGATCTTTGGGTAGAACGAGAACAAATGAATTGTTATCTGACCCATACTACTGCTCAAACTCATCAATTAATCAGAGATAATTTACATTTATCCCCAATTTATGGCGGGTTTATTGACTCAAAAGGGCCTCGTTATTGTCCTTCTATTGAGGATAAAATTGTTCGGTTTTCTGATAAAGAAAGTCATCAAATTTTTATTGAACCGGAGGGGAGAAATATCCCTGAATTGTACATTCAAGGGTTTTCAACGGGTTTACCAGAAAATATTCAATTAGCCATGTTAAGAACCCTTCCTGGGTTAGAAAACTGTGTGATGTTGCGTCCTGCCTATGCGGTGGAATACGATTTTTTACCCGCAACCCAATGTTATCCTACCCTGATGACAAAAAAAATTGCCGGGTTATTTTGTGCTGGCCAAGTCAATGGAACGACGGGTTATGAAGAAGCAGCAGCACAGGGTATTGTGGCCGGAATTAATGCGGTTAAATATGTGAAAGATGAGGAGATGATTATATTTTCCAGAGAAGAAAGTTATCTGGGTACCTTAATGGATGATTTATGTACCAAAGATTTACGAGAACCCTATCGGATGTTAACTTCTCGCTCTGAATATCGTCTCATTTTACGGTCTGATAATGCCGATCAAAGAATGACTCCTTTGGGTCGAAAAATTGGCTTAATTGATGATCGTCGCTGGGATCTATTTCAACAAAAACAGGCTAATATTATAGCAGAAAAAGAACGTCTCTACGAAACCAGAATTAAAGAACGAGATGAAGTCGGAATGATGATTGCTAAGGATACTCAACAAAAAATTAAAGGCTCAGTTACCTTAGCAGACTTGTTACGTCGTCCCCAATTTCATTACAGTAATTTAGAAGACTATGGCCTAGGAAATGACCAATTAACCCTCGTTGAAAAAGAAGGGGCAGAAATTGATCTTAAATATTCTGGTTACTTAAAACGGCAACAAATTCAAATTGAACAAATTAGTCGTCATAGTAACCGAAATTTACCCGCAGATCTTGATTATAT